The following proteins are co-located in the Theropithecus gelada isolate Dixy chromosome 19, Tgel_1.0, whole genome shotgun sequence genome:
- the DCAF15 gene encoding DDB1- and CUL4-associated factor 15: MAPSSKSERNSGAGSGGGGPGGAGGKRAAGRRREHVLKQLERVKISGQLSPRLFRKLPPRVCVSLKNIVDEDFLYAGHIFLGFSKCGRYVLSYTSSSGDDDFSFYIYHLYWWEFNVHSKLKLVRQVRLFQDEEIYSDLYLTVCEWPSDASKVIVFGFNTRSANGMLMNMMMMSDENHRDIYVSTVAVPPPGRCAACQDASRAHPGDPNAQCLRHGFMLHTKYQVVYPFPTFQPAFQLKKDQVVLLNTSYSLVACAVSVHSAGDRSFCQILYDHSTCPPAPASPPEPQSPELPPALPSFCPEAAPARSSGSPEPSPAIAKAKEFVADIFRRAKEAKGGAPEEARPALCPGPSGSRCRAHSEPLALCGEAAPRDSPPASEAPAPEPGYINYTKLYYVLESGEGTEPEDEFEDDKISLPFVVTDLRGRNLRPMRERTAVQGQYLTVEQLTLDFEYVINEVIRHDATWGHQFCSFSDYDIVILEVCPETNQVLINIGLLLLAFPSPTEEGQLRPKTYHTSLKVAWDLNTGIFETVSVGDLTEVKGQTSGSVWSSYRKSCVDMVMKWLVPESSGRYVNRMTNEALHKGCSLKVLADSERYTWIVL, translated from the exons ATGGCGCCCAGCTCGAAATCGGAGCGGAACAGCGGGGCtgggagcggcggcggcggccccgGGGGAGCCGGAGGGAAGCGGGCAGCAGGGCGGCGGCGGGAGCACGTCCTCAAGCAGCTGGAGCGGGTCAAG ATCAGCGGACAGCTCTCCCCTCGCCTCTTCCGGAAGCTGCCTCCCCGGGTCTGCGTGTCCCTCAAGAACATCGTGGATGAGGACTTTCTCTATGCAGG aCATATCTTCCTGGGCTTTTCCAAATGCGGCCGCTACGTCCTCTCCTATACCAGCAGCAGTGGGGACGACGACTTCTCCTTCTACATCTACCATCTGTACTGGTGGGAGTTCAACGTCCACAGCAAGCTCAAGCTG GTCCGGCAGGTTCGGCTCTTCCAGGATGAGGAGATCTACAGCGACCTGTACCTGACCGTATGCGAGTGGCCCAGCGACGCCTCTAAGGTCATCGTCTTTGGCTTCAA CACCCGCTCGGCCAACGGGATGCTCATGAACATGATGATGATGAGCGACGAGAACCACCGTGACATCTACGTCAGCACCGTGGCGGTACCGCCGCCGGGCCGCTGTGCCGCTTGCCAGGATGCCAGCCGGGCCCACCCAG GAGACCCGAACGCGCAGTGCCTGCGGCACGGCTTCATGCTGCACACCAAGTACCAGGTGGTCTACCCCTTCCCCACCTTCCAGCCCGCCTTCCAGCTCAAGAAGGACCAGGTGGTGCTGCTCAACACCAGCTACTCCCTGGTGGCCTGCGCCGTCTCTGTCCACTCGGCAG GTGACAGGAGTTTCTGCCAAATCCTGTATGACCACAGCACCTGCCCCCCGGCGCCTGCCAGCCCCCCTGAGCCCCAGAGCCCAGAGCTGCCCCCTGCCCTCCCTAGCTTCTGCCCTGAGGCGGCCCCAGCCCGTTCCTCTGGGTCTCCTGAGCCCTCGCCCGCCATTGCCAAAGCCAAAGAGTTTGTGGCTGACATCTTCCGCCGGGCCAAAGAGGCCAAGGGCGGGGCCCCTGAGGAAGCCCGGCCTGCCCTGTGTCCAGGACCCTCTGGCAGCCGCTGCCGTGCGCACTCTGAGCCCTTAGCCCTGTGTGGAGAGGCAGCACCCCGGGACAGCCCCCCTGCCTCGGAGGCGCCTGCCCCCGAGCCTGGCTACATCAACTACACCAAGCTGTACTATGTGCTGGAGTCCGGAGAGGGGACGGAGCCGGAGGATG AGTTCGAGGACGACAAGATCTCCCTGCCCTTCGTGGTGACTGATCTTCGTGGCCGCAACTTGCGGCCCATGCGGGAGCGGACTGCTGTCCAG GGCCAGTACCTGACAGTGGAGCAGCTCACACTGGACTTCGAATATGTCATCAATGAGGTCATCCGCCACGACGCTACCTGGGGCCACCAGTTCTGTTCTTTCAGCGACTATGACATTGTCATTCTAGAG GTGTGCCCGGAAACCAACCAGGTCCTCATCAACATTGGCCTGCTGCTCCTGGCCTTCCCGTCCCCCACTGAGGAGGGTCAGCTCCG ACCAAAGACCTATCACACCAGCCTCAAGGTGGCATGGGACCTCAACACAGGCATCTTCGAGACAGTCAGTGTAGGCGACCTGACTGAGGTCAAAGGGCAGACCAg CGGCAGTGTCTGGAGCTCCTACCGCAAGAGCTGCGTGGACATGGTCATGAAGTGGCTGGTGCCCGAGAGCAGCGGCCGCTACGTCAACAGGATGACCAACGAGGCGCTCCACAAAG GGTGCTCCCTGAAGGTTCTGGCAGACAGCGAGCGATACACGTGGATCGTGCTGTGA